TTGGATGAAAAAGCCAGATGGAATTGTTTCTAATGTCAAAAGGACTGAACTGTGAATATTGGAAGTAGCTATTACTCATCTttgcaattcatattttttttgtgtataaCTCCCAGGAGCAATTATATACGCAGTTATATATTTGCTTGTATATAGCTCTGTATTCATGCATGCCCGGTGTCAATCAGCATGAGATCTTGGTTCCCagtgtgtctcctctctaccccaGGACACCGTTTCAGCTTTACGTTCCAAGCTGAACTCGATCCAGAAGGAGAGTGCAAAGGTAACGCAGGACCTGAGGACGGCCAGGGAGGAGGTGACCCTGCAGACTTATCAGCTCAAAGGTCAGCTGAGCCGCACCCGTACAGCCAAGAGGACCCAGCTCACGAACCTCACTGTGCACAGCGACGCTGCCACCAAGAAATTACTGGGGATCATCGCCAAGGTGCTAATGTTTATGCATGTGGTCACAAAGCAACCAGGTTTGGGATGcttgtgtatgtatacagtatgaaGCTTAAGGTGCTTAGTggttaaacatacacacactttgaTTTAAATACACTGAACTAAATTATAAACGCCAcactttttgcccccatttataaTGAGCTGAAcccaaagatctaagactttctctatatacacaaaaggcctatttctctcaaatattgttctaaatctgtgttagtgagcacttctcctttgccgagataatccatccacctcacaggtgtggaaaatcaagatgctgattagacagcatgattattgcacaggtgtgccttaggctggccacattaaaaggccactctaaaatgtgcagttccatcacacagcacaatcgGGCAGATGTCCTCAATTTGAAgtgagcgtgcaattggcacaCCTgggcaataatcatgctgtctaatcagcatcttgatatgccacacatgtgaggtggatggattatctcggcaaaggagaagtgctcactaacacagtcttagacagatttgtgaacaatatttgagagaaataggccttttgtgtacatcttaaatctttgagttcatgataaatggggccaaaaacaaatgttttgcgtttataattttgttcagaaTACATACACTGCATGTGTCACACAGTCACACTTATGTATGGACATCACCCTACACTCAGTTTATTTTAAGGATTTCAGAGATGGAACATTTTCCATATGGTATAAATTTAAAACATCAGAAAATctcataacattttacattaattcacaatACAGTGCTGCTACAGAAATTATAGTGTATGTAGCTTGTTGTTTTAGTCGTCACAAGTCATCAAACCAACTAAATTCTTGCAAGAGCCTTTGTGGGGTAAATTGTTAAGAGATAACAGGCAAATCAATTGAATAgaagataaaaatgacagaactCAAGGTTCCCTTTATTTTTTAAGGATATTTTCACTTTATTcagacaataaaaacatttatggtGAAAACAACTGGAGCAATAAGAGAATAAAAGACTACAGCACCAAACAGGTAGGCTTGCTTTTTAGCTAATAGTATGAATGGAGTTGAAAGGGGAAGAAGTGCCGATAAAAGGTATGCATTCAGAATTAGGCTAGTTAACTTTGACCTGGTTACTCTCCTCCCTTCCTGTTCCCTACATTACTGTTGCATTCGGACCCCTCACAGGTTGCCcgcttattttttgtttgtttttgctgatGACTGGGACCTGTTAGTGAACATGTTTTGACAGACTTTCTGTCCCGCATGATCTTGTGGACCAGGGGGAGAGGCTGCTACGTATGGCTGAGATGTGTCGGAAGCTGGAGACCGAACATGAAAAAGTCCTGCCCTTCTACACCTCCTCTCTCACCGCTGAAGAGGAGAGCCAGGAGAGAGCTAATGTTATGGAGCCTCCGTCAGAGGCGCTGGCACAGGTACAGcgttttaaatactttattattCTCTCGCTCACACATGCATGTGTTCTGACCCTCACTTTGTGTGCGAAGGCTATGCTGGACTACTCGGTTGTGGAGCGGTTCTGGCAACGCTATAACAAGGTTCTGCTGGAGCGGCTGTGTCTggaacaggagagaggagctCTGACCGAGGAAAACCAGCAGCTGCGGGGATTACTGAGGCAGTACCTGGACAGCATCTCTGTTAGCGACGAGGCGCTCGGTCATCACAGCCCACTGCTGATGGTGTCACAGCCCGCCCTCACCGCTCCACCCACAGTGGACACCCAACCCAGGCACCACACTGTCGTCGAAGCGGCACACATTGTCCAAAACATACGGTGAAGATGGGCACACAAACCAAACCTGCATCCTCACACCGTCATTTCTACTGCAGCACCGAAAGGGGTTCGAGTTGGATTAAATAGAACGTGAACTCCTCTTCCTTGAGTCCTCTTCCTTATTCTACTTTTTGTGTGACATTATTTCAACTAAGTGTCTGAAGAAACTATCAAATAAACAAGGGGAACGTTCCACTGATAATAAACAAAATTCTCCctctggttgtttttttttttttccttttatttaaatagtttgaAGAGCTTGCTTTATTTCTTCTTGCTCTTCTTGTCCTTGGCCTTCTTTTTGCCTGGCTGCTGGGCATTGGCCTTGTTATAGAGGTACAAGCCCACCATGCCTAGCAGTGTGGGGACCAACCCCAGGCACACTAGTGGGAAGACATCGTTCACCATTTTCTGCCATGGGGTTGCCTGGATCAGTGACATCACTTCCACCTCAAACTGTAGAGCAGCATCAGCTGACAAGACAGGAAACAAGAGAATGGGAATTAATCAAATGCTGAGTAAGTGGTGTTATGATGTGTGCATGCACAGGTGTGAAGCTGTTGGACAAGCAGGACATCGTCATCAAGGACAGATTGTTTTAGTGTTCGTGTTATTGAGTGTGTACAATGTTTctacagaatgtgtttgtaCATTTGTTTGGTACCTGGGATAGTGGGAGGGTATCCTCTCTTTCCATAGGCAAGGTGTGGTGGAATTGTGGTCTTGATTTTTTGCCTGGGAAATCATGAGAGACATAATTCTTATAGGTTTTCATATTTTCCACTACTGATTTAGTGAAATCATTTTATCAAAGTAATCATCAAAGGATCTTTGTGATTGCCTCCGATACTAGTAATATCTATATTTAATATCTATATGTGAAACCAGATGTCTTCCTTTAGCCAGATAATCTAATTTTACATTCCTAGTTAAGGTAGTTCTCTTAAGTAAATTAATTTAGGCTGTGTCTACTTTAAATGAATTTAGGCTGTGTCTACTTTGAATGAATTTAGGCTGTGTTTACTTTGAATCAATGTTTTGGCACACCTTGACTGTTTACTTACCCTTCACAAACTCCTACCAAGCTCTGTTCAAGACCTGTTGATTGTACATCATCACAAGTTATCTAAATAGCACTGCAATGTCCCAAATATTAAGATATATTGCTGTTTGTAAAAAGCTAATGTGTGCTCAATATGATGCCTTATACAGTTTGTTGTAATGCATATGTGACTTTACCAGGGATAACTGTCCTCTTTCCTAGCTCAACAACAAGGGGATCCCGGGACAGTGATGAGTCAATCACCTTGCCATCTGCCAGCAGTTTACCCTGTTCAGAGCATTGGAAC
This sequence is a window from Esox lucius isolate fEsoLuc1 chromosome 17, fEsoLuc1.pri, whole genome shotgun sequence. Protein-coding genes within it:
- the fkbp11 gene encoding peptidyl-prolyl cis-trans isomerase FKBP11 precursor (The RefSeq protein has 2 substitutions compared to this genomic sequence) encodes the protein MKPKTGVILVLLAAFVHIAAQNSDAEQNVEELLVETLVKPETCSLKSEMGDAVQIHYTGKLLADGKVIDSSLSRDPLVVELGKRTVIPGLEQSLVGVCEGQKIKTTIPPHLAYGKRGYPPTIPADAALQFEVEVMSLIQAAPWQKMVNDVFPLVCLGLVPTLLGMVGLYLYNKANAQQPGKKKAKDKKSKKK